The following coding sequences are from one Sulfurimonas crateris window:
- a CDS encoding cryptochrome/photolyase family protein — MRRILWFRRDLRVEDNPLLSFGGEVLPIFIFDENILKELSENDKRVTFIFHYVVKLKSDLQKVGLDLKIFYGKPEDIFEELKGFDEVVASGDYDSYAKERDIKISNILHFRYLSDTYIFKPKEVLKDNGEPYFVFTPFYKKARAILSHKNIDEVKIAEHILAQEDYEGIQINGKKLPLELESIGFEKQEIEIINPHIKLDNFLKKMDRYQEMRDYLSVDATSSLSVDLRFGTISIRAVLRALFSLKRKDIEPFIRQLIFRDYYAYLLFHIPTLETQNYKYNFNGIKDEQKFKAFCEARTGVPIVDAGVRELLYTGEMHNRVRMVVASFFTKDLLLPWQWGERFFASYLLDYDLASNALSWQWSAGTGVDPQPYFRVFNPYLQSKKFDKDAHYIKKWLPELVDIAPKFLHDEIYLLNNTTPDYPKPIVVHKDAAKKAVELFRAK; from the coding sequence ATGAGACGTATTCTCTGGTTTAGAAGAGATCTAAGGGTTGAGGATAATCCGCTTCTCAGTTTTGGAGGAGAGGTTCTCCCCATCTTTATATTTGATGAAAATATTCTCAAAGAGTTGTCAGAAAACGATAAAAGAGTCACTTTTATATTTCATTATGTTGTAAAGTTAAAATCTGACCTGCAAAAAGTGGGGCTTGACCTTAAGATATTCTACGGCAAGCCTGAAGATATCTTTGAGGAGTTGAAAGGCTTTGATGAAGTCGTAGCATCTGGAGATTATGACTCTTATGCAAAAGAGCGCGACATAAAGATCTCTAATATATTGCACTTTCGTTACCTAAGTGACACATACATCTTCAAGCCAAAAGAGGTGCTAAAAGATAATGGTGAACCCTACTTCGTTTTTACCCCTTTTTACAAAAAAGCCAGAGCAATTCTTTCGCATAAAAATATAGATGAAGTAAAAATAGCAGAGCATATTTTGGCACAAGAGGATTATGAGGGGATCCAAATAAATGGCAAAAAACTCCCGTTGGAGCTTGAAAGTATAGGGTTTGAAAAACAAGAGATCGAGATAATAAACCCGCATATAAAACTGGATAATTTTTTAAAAAAGATGGACAGGTATCAAGAGATGCGGGACTACCTGTCAGTTGATGCAACTTCAAGTTTAAGCGTTGATCTGCGCTTTGGAACAATATCTATAAGAGCGGTTTTAAGAGCTCTTTTCTCTTTAAAGAGAAAAGATATAGAGCCATTTATCAGACAGCTAATCTTTAGAGATTATTACGCTTACCTCCTTTTTCATATACCGACTTTAGAGACTCAAAACTACAAATATAACTTCAACGGCATAAAAGATGAGCAAAAATTCAAAGCCTTTTGTGAAGCAAGAACGGGTGTTCCTATCGTTGATGCAGGCGTGCGTGAGCTGCTCTATACCGGAGAGATGCATAACCGCGTACGCATGGTAGTTGCTTCTTTTTTTACCAAAGATCTGCTTCTTCCTTGGCAGTGGGGAGAGCGGTTTTTTGCATCGTATCTGCTTGACTACGACCTAGCCAGTAATGCTCTTTCATGGCAGTGGAGCGCTGGAACTGGAGTCGATCCGCAGCCCTACTTTAGGGTGTTTAATCCCTACCTGCAGAGCAAAAAGTTTGACAAAGATGCTCACTATATAAAAAAATGGCTACCTGAACTGGTAGATATCGCTCCAAAGTTTCTGCATGATGAAATATATCTTTTAAACAACACAACTCCCGACTACCCAAAACCCATAGTTGTGCATAAAGATGCGGCAAAAAAAGCGGTTGAACTCTTCAGAGCAAAATAA
- a CDS encoding YbgA family protein, producing the protein MKIAVSACLLGEKVRFDGGHKHDRFVTDELGRYASFVPFCPEAIAFGTPRPSIKLVNRDDNIAVISNKDGTDLTQNLLDKSYDEVHRIANENLGGIIFKSRSPSCGLGSTVAYLDNGFAASKTDGVFASVCREKFPLLPMEEEGRLQDAWLRENFVMQLFAYDAIEKLKESKPTMKILVDFHTKNKFLLQAKDEKLYRVLGNIVGNHENLPFDELFANYEHNFKVAISQKSSIKRNRNVLEHMAGFFKNELSSVEKEVLHEQIDDYAKKIVPIITPLSTIKLYAKKHNTTYLLSQTFLEPYPKELALRSSLLSAK; encoded by the coding sequence ATGAAAATAGCAGTCTCGGCGTGTTTACTTGGTGAAAAGGTTAGATTTGACGGCGGGCATAAACATGACAGGTTTGTTACCGATGAGCTTGGACGCTATGCCTCTTTTGTTCCGTTTTGTCCTGAAGCTATAGCTTTTGGCACTCCAAGACCATCTATAAAACTTGTAAACAGAGATGACAATATTGCTGTTATTTCAAACAAAGACGGCACGGATTTAACTCAAAATCTTCTTGACAAATCATATGATGAAGTTCACAGAATTGCAAATGAGAATCTGGGCGGCATAATATTTAAATCCCGCTCTCCAAGTTGCGGCCTTGGAAGCACTGTGGCATATCTTGACAACGGCTTTGCAGCCTCAAAAACCGATGGTGTTTTTGCGAGCGTTTGTAGAGAAAAATTTCCTCTTTTGCCGATGGAAGAGGAGGGGAGGCTTCAAGATGCGTGGCTGAGAGAAAACTTTGTGATGCAGCTTTTTGCGTATGATGCGATAGAGAAGTTAAAAGAGAGCAAACCGACCATGAAAATATTGGTTGATTTTCACACAAAAAACAAATTTTTGCTTCAGGCAAAAGATGAGAAGTTATATAGAGTTCTTGGGAATATCGTAGGCAATCATGAAAATCTACCTTTTGATGAACTATTTGCAAATTATGAGCATAACTTCAAAGTTGCCATTTCGCAAAAAAGCTCGATAAAAAGAAACAGAAATGTACTAGAACACATGGCAGGTTTTTTCAAAAATGAGCTAAGTTCAGTTGAGAAAGAGGTTCTGCATGAGCAGATAGATGATTATGCAAAAAAGATAGTTCCTATCATCACTCCGCTCTCAACAATCAAACTCTACGCTAAAAAGCATAATACAACTTATCTTTTATCTCAGACATTTTTAGAGCCCTACCCAAAAGAGCTCGCTCTTCGTTCAAGTTTGCTTAGCGCCAAATGA
- the fabG gene encoding 3-oxoacyl-ACP reductase FabG yields MKFSGKNVLVTGSSRGIGAEIAKVLATYGLKVWINYRSGAAEADAIKDAIEAAGGSAAVIGFDVSDENAFVDAIKTIVDCDGELSYLVNNAGITNDKLALRMKSEDFMSVINANLLSCFVGCREAMKVMRKKKFGSVVNIASIVGETGNAGQTNYSASKGGVIAMSKSFALEAASSGIRYNAITPGFIATEMTDVLSDEIKDSFTSKIPMGRFGNPAEVAEATAFLLSDHSSYITGETLKVNGGMNMA; encoded by the coding sequence ATGAAATTTAGTGGAAAAAATGTTTTAGTAACGGGTTCAAGCAGAGGTATCGGTGCAGAGATCGCAAAGGTTTTGGCAACTTACGGACTTAAAGTTTGGATCAACTACAGAAGCGGTGCGGCGGAAGCTGATGCCATTAAAGATGCAATAGAGGCGGCAGGTGGAAGTGCGGCGGTTATCGGTTTTGACGTGAGCGATGAGAATGCGTTTGTAGATGCGATTAAAACTATCGTTGATTGCGATGGCGAACTCTCTTACCTTGTGAACAATGCGGGAATCACAAACGACAAACTCGCACTTAGAATGAAGAGCGAAGATTTTATGTCGGTAATCAACGCAAATCTTCTCTCATGTTTTGTGGGATGTCGTGAAGCTATGAAAGTTATGAGAAAGAAGAAGTTCGGCTCAGTCGTAAATATCGCTTCAATAGTTGGCGAGACAGGAAATGCAGGACAGACAAACTACTCTGCAAGCAAGGGCGGTGTTATTGCCATGAGCAAGAGTTTTGCACTTGAAGCGGCATCTAGCGGCATCCGTTACAACGCAATAACTCCGGGCTTTATTGCAACCGAGATGACGGATGTTTTAAGCGATGAGATAAAAGATAGCTTTACATCTAAGATCCCGATGGGACGTTTTGGAAATCCTGCTGAAGTTGCAGAAGCAACGGCATTTTTACTATCAGACCATTCAAGCTATATCACAGGCGAGACACTGAAGGTTAACGGCGGAATGAATATGGCGTAA
- the gpmI gene encoding 2,3-bisphosphoglycerate-independent phosphoglycerate mutase, whose amino-acid sequence MTKKALLVITDGIGYCSKTESNAFYNATKPTYDKLFENTPHSLIDTYGLSVGLPEGQMGNSEVGHMSIGSGRVLYQDLVKISLALSENRFKENSEFKNLLEKSDRLHLIGLMSDGGVHSHIDHFMGIADIAAREGKEVFLHLITDGRDVSPTSAKKYLEHVSKHVGQNTKIATISGRFYSMDRDNRWDRVQKGYEAIVNATPKSGISPAEYIDASYAKDVTDEFVEPVAFSGYDGMRDGDAVLTINFRSDRMRELVTALGDKTFNGFERDFKKLHIATITEYDKSFSYPVLFRKEVPKNTLSEVISKAGLRQLHTAETEKYAHVTFFFNGGIDEPYENETRILIPSPNVKTYDEKPQMSAPEVGEVVLKAMDDEYDFVVVNFANGDMVGHTGDFEAAKIAVNAVDTELGKILAKAKEKDYAVVITSDHGNCEEMRDDEGHILTNHTVGKVWCFVEAEGVTKVQNGALNNIAPTVLKLMGLEIPSEMDHSLI is encoded by the coding sequence TTGACAAAAAAAGCTCTCTTAGTCATAACGGACGGTATCGGTTACTGCTCAAAAACGGAGTCTAATGCGTTTTATAACGCAACGAAACCGACGTATGACAAACTCTTTGAGAACACTCCTCACTCGCTTATTGACACTTACGGATTAAGTGTCGGGCTTCCTGAAGGACAGATGGGAAACTCTGAAGTCGGGCATATGAGTATTGGAAGCGGAAGAGTTTTATACCAAGACTTGGTAAAGATATCATTAGCATTAAGCGAAAACAGATTTAAAGAGAATAGTGAATTTAAAAATCTTTTGGAAAAATCAGACAGACTTCACCTCATAGGGCTTATGAGTGATGGCGGTGTTCATTCGCATATAGACCATTTTATGGGCATAGCAGATATTGCTGCACGTGAGGGCAAAGAGGTTTTTTTGCATCTTATAACTGATGGCAGGGATGTATCGCCCACCTCCGCTAAAAAATACCTAGAACATGTGAGCAAGCATGTTGGTCAAAACACAAAAATAGCTACGATCTCAGGACGTTTTTACTCAATGGACAGGGACAACCGTTGGGATAGAGTCCAAAAAGGTTACGAAGCAATCGTAAATGCGACACCAAAAAGCGGTATAAGCCCTGCAGAGTATATCGATGCTTCTTATGCAAAAGATGTTACCGATGAGTTTGTAGAGCCTGTAGCATTTAGCGGTTATGACGGTATGAGAGATGGTGATGCAGTTTTGACGATAAACTTTAGAAGCGACCGTATGAGAGAGCTTGTAACTGCACTGGGAGATAAAACGTTTAACGGATTTGAGCGTGATTTTAAAAAGCTTCATATAGCGACCATTACGGAGTATGACAAGAGCTTTTCATACCCTGTGCTTTTTAGAAAAGAGGTACCTAAAAACACTCTCTCGGAAGTTATCTCAAAAGCCGGTCTTAGACAGCTTCACACTGCAGAGACGGAAAAATATGCACACGTCACGTTTTTCTTCAACGGCGGCATAGATGAGCCGTATGAGAATGAGACTAGGATATTAATTCCCTCTCCAAACGTAAAGACTTACGATGAAAAGCCGCAGATGAGCGCGCCTGAAGTCGGCGAAGTAGTTTTAAAGGCGATGGATGATGAGTATGATTTTGTGGTCGTAAACTTTGCAAACGGTGACATGGTAGGACACACTGGAGATTTTGAAGCGGCAAAGATCGCGGTAAACGCCGTTGATACCGAGCTTGGAAAGATTTTAGCCAAAGCTAAAGAGAAAGATTACGCCGTTGTCATCACCTCAGATCATGGAAACTGTGAAGAGATGAGAGATGATGAGGGGCACATTTTAACAAATCATACGGTCGGAAAAGTGTGGTGTTTTGTTGAGGCAGAGGGTGTTACAAAAGTACAAAACGGAGCGCTTAATAACATTGCGCCGACTGTTTTAAAACTTATGGGTTTAGAGATTCCATCCGAGATGGATCACAGTTTAATATAA
- the mraY gene encoding phospho-N-acetylmuramoyl-pentapeptide-transferase: MLYWLSEIFHINLLGYITIRAGISFFLALFFTLYLLPRFIRWAQRTSSVQPINNWAPERHQGKAKTPTMGGIVFIFSTILASLITIKFSNPYAIGAVATLFLFVLIGFKDDYAKIKKNENLAGLKARTKLLLQIISALFITGFLYIFSDFNTNLYLPFIKNPVCDMGGYALIFWVIVIIATSNAVNLTDGLDGLATVPSIVALTSFSIIIYITGNAVISSYLLMPNINIGEVAIVSSALIGALTGFLWYNCHPAEVFMGDSGSLTIGAFLGYLAIISKSEILLLLIGSIFVIETLSVILQVGSYKLRKKRVFLMAPIHHHFEMKQWAENKIIVRFWIIAILSNIIALISLKIR; the protein is encoded by the coding sequence TTGCTTTACTGGCTTTCAGAAATTTTTCACATCAATCTACTTGGATATATCACCATTCGTGCCGGAATATCTTTCTTTTTGGCTCTTTTTTTTACTCTCTATCTGCTTCCTAGATTTATAAGATGGGCACAGAGGACATCAAGTGTCCAGCCTATAAACAACTGGGCGCCCGAGCGTCATCAGGGCAAAGCAAAAACACCGACCATGGGCGGGATAGTCTTTATATTTTCAACAATTCTTGCATCTTTAATCACTATAAAATTTTCCAACCCCTATGCCATCGGAGCTGTTGCGACTCTATTTTTATTTGTTCTTATCGGCTTTAAAGATGACTACGCAAAGATCAAAAAGAATGAGAACCTTGCAGGTCTAAAAGCTAGGACAAAACTGCTTCTGCAGATAATCTCCGCTCTTTTTATAACGGGATTTTTATACATTTTTTCAGATTTCAACACCAATCTTTATCTGCCGTTCATTAAAAATCCTGTATGCGATATGGGCGGATATGCGCTTATTTTTTGGGTGATCGTGATTATCGCGACATCAAACGCGGTAAACCTCACTGACGGTCTTGACGGACTTGCTACCGTTCCATCCATCGTAGCTCTTACATCTTTTAGCATTATTATCTACATAACAGGAAATGCAGTCATCAGCTCATACCTTCTTATGCCAAACATAAATATCGGGGAAGTCGCGATTGTCTCTAGTGCACTCATCGGAGCGCTTACTGGGTTCTTGTGGTATAACTGCCACCCTGCAGAGGTCTTTATGGGAGACAGCGGCTCACTAACTATCGGTGCATTTTTGGGTTACCTTGCTATCATCTCAAAAAGCGAGATCTTACTTCTTCTAATCGGTTCGATATTTGTTATTGAGACACTTTCTGTCATTTTACAAGTCGGAAGTTACAAGCTCAGAAAAAAGAGAGTCTTTTTGATGGCGCCGATCCACCACCATTTTGAGATGAAACAGTGGGCGGAGAACAAGATAATCGTTAGATTTTGGATTATCGCCATTTTATCCAACATCATCGCCCTTATCTCACTAAAGATTCGCTGA
- the murD gene encoding UDP-N-acetylmuramoyl-L-alanine--D-glutamate ligase, with the protein MLRVSLFGYGKTTKALTKKYPNAIFYDDKCTKPFTDENAFKVKPSSEFDPKYSDLQITSPGIPPSNPLIQRAKNLISEYDVFAQSAPLSVWISGTNGKTTTTQMMQHLLKERGSVAGGNIGTPLGELDTEASLWILETSSFTTHYTNQAAPNIYVLLPITPDHLSWHGNIDEYIQAKLKPVTMMKEGEIAIIPEAYKDVKTAAHIISYKDESDLASRFEIDANRVNFKGAFLMDALLAMAVEKILFDRVDYEKINSFVIDPHRQEELRDSRGRLWVNDTKATNLDAAVVALKRYKEQHIHLILGGDDKGVDLSELFVFLKGCDVEIYNIGSNKERLSDLARKYDVAYTLCENLVDAVKKIDKNLKDDEVALLSPAAASLDEFNSYAHRGDVFKNAVKEL; encoded by the coding sequence ATGTTACGAGTTTCTCTCTTTGGTTACGGCAAAACCACAAAGGCGCTGACAAAAAAATATCCTAACGCGATCTTTTATGATGACAAATGCACAAAACCCTTTACAGACGAGAACGCCTTTAAAGTAAAACCCTCATCAGAGTTTGACCCAAAATACTCCGACTTACAGATCACGTCCCCTGGAATCCCTCCGTCAAACCCGCTTATACAAAGAGCAAAAAACCTCATAAGCGAGTATGATGTTTTTGCCCAGAGCGCACCTCTGTCTGTATGGATAAGCGGAACAAACGGCAAGACAACAACAACACAGATGATGCAGCATCTGCTTAAAGAGAGAGGATCCGTAGCGGGCGGCAATATCGGAACCCCACTTGGCGAACTAGATACTGAGGCGAGTTTGTGGATACTTGAGACAAGCTCCTTTACCACTCACTACACAAACCAAGCCGCACCCAACATATATGTCCTGCTTCCCATAACACCGGATCATCTAAGCTGGCACGGCAACATAGATGAGTACATACAGGCAAAGCTAAAGCCCGTTACAATGATGAAAGAGGGAGAGATCGCGATAATCCCCGAAGCATACAAAGATGTAAAAACAGCAGCTCATATCATCAGCTACAAAGATGAGAGCGATCTGGCATCACGCTTTGAGATAGATGCAAATAGAGTCAATTTCAAAGGCGCATTTTTGATGGACGCGCTTTTGGCGATGGCGGTAGAGAAGATACTCTTTGATCGTGTCGATTATGAAAAGATCAACTCCTTTGTCATCGATCCGCACAGACAGGAGGAGCTAAGAGACTCCAGAGGCCGTCTATGGGTAAACGATACAAAGGCGACAAACCTTGATGCTGCCGTAGTAGCGCTAAAGCGCTATAAAGAACAGCATATACACCTTATTTTGGGCGGTGACGACAAAGGAGTTGACCTTAGCGAACTCTTTGTGTTTCTTAAAGGCTGTGATGTTGAGATCTACAATATAGGCTCAAACAAAGAGAGGCTCTCAGATCTGGCACGCAAATACGATGTTGCATACACTCTTTGTGAAAACTTGGTGGATGCCGTAAAAAAGATAGATAAAAACCTAAAAGATGATGAAGTCGCCCTGCTCTCTCCTGCTGCGGCAAGTCTTGATGAATTTAATTCCTACGCACATAGAGGCGACGTCTTTAAAAATGCAGTAAAAGAGCTCTGA
- a CDS encoding phosphoribosylglycinamide formyltransferase, protein MIRVAVLASHNGSGFNALYEAVIKKELNIELVLVISNNQNASVLQSASDYGIDNFVINSKTDANPDEKIALLLKEYGCEYVFLSGYMKKLSSDLTREFNIINSHPALLPRYGGEGMYGRKVHEAVIKNRENESGVTIHRVNENYDEGEILLQTRVTLSEDESVDSLETKIKKLEQISIVELFKKIQESTL, encoded by the coding sequence ATGATAAGAGTAGCGGTACTTGCATCACACAACGGAAGCGGTTTTAACGCACTCTATGAAGCGGTGATCAAAAAAGAGCTAAACATTGAGCTTGTCTTAGTAATATCGAACAACCAAAATGCTTCGGTTTTACAAAGTGCCTCAGATTACGGCATTGACAACTTTGTCATAAACTCAAAAACAGATGCAAATCCAGATGAAAAAATAGCGCTTCTTTTAAAAGAGTATGGCTGCGAATATGTCTTCCTCTCAGGATATATGAAAAAGCTCTCCAGCGATTTAACAAGAGAGTTCAACATCATAAACTCTCACCCTGCACTTCTTCCAAGGTATGGAGGAGAGGGAATGTACGGCCGCAAAGTGCATGAAGCTGTTATAAAGAACCGTGAAAATGAGAGCGGTGTTACGATTCACAGGGTCAATGAGAACTATGACGAGGGCGAGATACTTTTACAAACAAGAGTAACTCTAAGTGAAGATGAGAGTGTAGATTCGCTAGAGACAAAGATAAAAAAACTCGAACAGATCTCAATAGTCGAACTCTTCAAAAAGATTCAAGAAAGCACTCTGTAA